A single region of the bacterium genome encodes:
- a CDS encoding arsenate reductase ArsC — protein MARVLFVCLHNAGRSQMSRAFFEQIAQGTHEARSAGTSPAERVHPEVVDAMREVGIDLSARTPRRLTDELAGWADVVVTMGCGDQCPYIPGKRYIDWDLPDPKGMPAADVRRVRDEIRRRVRELARDL, from the coding sequence ATGGCCCGTGTGCTCTTCGTCTGCCTCCACAACGCGGGCCGCTCTCAGATGAGCCGCGCCTTCTTCGAGCAGATCGCGCAGGGCACCCACGAAGCGCGCTCGGCCGGCACGTCGCCGGCGGAACGGGTCCATCCTGAAGTCGTCGACGCGATGCGGGAGGTCGGCATCGATTTGTCCGCGCGGACGCCGCGGCGGCTGACGGACGAGCTGGCGGGATGGGCCGACGTCGTCGTCACAATGGGCTGCGGCGACCAGTGCCCGTATATCCCGGGAAAACGATACATCGATTGGGATCTCCCGGATCCCAAGGGGATGCCGGCGGCCGACGTGCGCCGCGTGCGCGACGAGATCCGCCGGCGCGTGCGGGAATTGGCGCGAGACCTGTGA
- a CDS encoding ATP-binding protein, giving the protein MRLHRAVMAALVLYAALVALSAAVLFAAAGWPRHFPDVLTPLLGTALVAAAAATLVAARFAAALSRPLRDLAAAAWSGIEGRLRPAHEPPRGTSFYEVHEAVAAFNAMVLETSHIIAALEFRKSTLESVLAHMSDALLVLDGRGALTLVNPAAERFFGIVAPFVIGHPLIEVFRHFELDALVRQAERERRPCTREIELHHPERRLLRVQANPVRGPRGEFLGVVVVAQDVTEQRRTDIVRREFVANVSHELRTPLASVRALAEALAGGAAQDREAGPRFFERIVAEIDRLTLLVNDLLDLSAIESGSAKLEMEPVALDDVVDDVITKFRPMAERRRIALRGDGAPGLPRAWADRTRITQAVANLVDNAIKYTLDGGTVIVEAGRRESTVTISVADTGIGISPEHLPRIFERFYRVDRSRSRALGGTGLGLSIVKHIATSHGGEVEVQSVEGQGTRFTLVLPRAQE; this is encoded by the coding sequence ATGCGCCTCCACCGCGCGGTGATGGCGGCGCTGGTCCTCTACGCGGCACTCGTCGCGCTCAGCGCCGCGGTGTTGTTCGCCGCCGCGGGATGGCCGCGGCACTTCCCCGACGTCTTGACTCCTCTGCTCGGCACGGCGCTCGTCGCCGCCGCCGCGGCGACGCTCGTCGCCGCACGGTTCGCCGCCGCGCTGAGCCGGCCGCTCCGCGATCTCGCCGCCGCGGCGTGGTCCGGCATCGAGGGCCGCCTTCGTCCGGCGCACGAGCCGCCGCGCGGCACGTCGTTCTACGAGGTGCACGAAGCCGTCGCCGCCTTCAACGCCATGGTCCTGGAAACCAGCCATATCATCGCCGCCCTCGAGTTCCGGAAGTCCACGCTCGAGTCCGTGCTGGCCCACATGAGCGACGCGCTGCTGGTGCTCGACGGCCGAGGCGCGCTGACGCTGGTGAACCCCGCGGCGGAGCGGTTCTTCGGCATCGTGGCGCCCTTCGTGATCGGGCACCCCCTGATCGAGGTGTTCCGCCATTTCGAGCTGGACGCCCTCGTCCGGCAGGCCGAGCGGGAGCGCCGGCCCTGCACCCGCGAGATCGAGCTGCACCATCCCGAGCGGCGGCTGCTGCGCGTTCAGGCGAACCCGGTGAGGGGGCCGCGGGGCGAGTTCCTGGGCGTGGTCGTCGTCGCGCAGGACGTCACCGAGCAGCGCCGCACCGACATTGTGCGCCGTGAGTTCGTCGCGAATGTCTCGCACGAGCTGCGCACGCCGCTCGCGTCTGTGCGGGCGCTCGCCGAAGCGCTGGCCGGAGGAGCGGCGCAGGATCGTGAGGCCGGGCCCCGGTTCTTCGAGCGGATCGTCGCGGAGATCGACCGCCTGACCCTCCTCGTCAACGATCTCTTGGATCTGTCGGCGATCGAGAGCGGCAGCGCCAAACTGGAGATGGAGCCCGTCGCCCTCGACGACGTCGTCGACGACGTGATCACAAAGTTCAGGCCCATGGCGGAACGCCGGCGGATCGCGCTGCGCGGCGACGGCGCGCCCGGGCTGCCGCGGGCGTGGGCCGACCGCACCCGTATCACACAGGCGGTCGCGAATCTCGTGGACAACGCGATCAAGTATACGCTCGACGGCGGAACGGTCATTGTGGAGGCGGGGCGCCGGGAAAGTACCGTCACGATTTCCGTGGCGGACACGGGGATTGGAATCTCGCCGGAACACCTTCCCCGGATCTTTGAGCGATTTTATCGCGTGGACCGGTCTCGGTCGCGGGCGCTCGGCGGCACCGGCCTGGGCCTCAGTATCGTCAAGCACATCGCCACCTCGCACGGAGGCGAGGTCGAGGTGCAGAGCGTGGAAGGGCAGGGCACCCGTTTCACGCTGGTGCTGCCGCGCGCCCAGGAATGA
- a CDS encoding response regulator transcription factor, translated as MLTHDAHDARKADDAGSRRSQKPRILLVDDERAIVESLRYALEKEGYDVLEAGEGGEALELARRVAPDLVLLDIMLPGMSGFEICRVLRQESTVPILMLTARGDEPDRVVGLDLGADDYITKPFSLREVLARVRAALRRAQSAARGVREREELLSVGEVAMDVARHEVTVRGQAMTLPPRQFDLLRAFLANPGRVLTRAALLQHVWGYDFTGDDRTVDVHVRWLRQKLQEAGSETTIETVRGVGYKLGT; from the coding sequence ATGCTGACGCACGACGCTCACGACGCGCGCAAGGCGGATGATGCAGGCTCCCGCCGGAGTCAGAAGCCGAGAATTCTTCTCGTCGACGACGAGCGCGCGATCGTGGAATCCCTCCGCTATGCGTTGGAAAAAGAAGGCTACGACGTCCTCGAGGCCGGCGAGGGCGGCGAGGCGCTTGAGCTGGCCCGCCGCGTGGCGCCGGACCTCGTGCTGCTCGACATCATGCTGCCGGGAATGAGCGGCTTCGAGATCTGCCGTGTGCTCCGCCAGGAGTCCACGGTGCCGATCCTCATGCTGACTGCGCGCGGCGACGAACCGGATCGCGTGGTCGGCCTCGATCTCGGCGCCGACGACTACATCACGAAGCCGTTCAGCCTTCGCGAGGTGCTGGCGCGCGTGCGCGCGGCGCTGCGACGCGCCCAGTCGGCCGCGCGCGGGGTGCGCGAGCGCGAAGAGCTGCTGTCCGTCGGCGAGGTGGCGATGGACGTTGCGCGGCACGAGGTGACGGTTCGCGGGCAGGCGATGACGCTGCCGCCTCGGCAATTCGATTTGCTGCGCGCGTTCCTCGCCAATCCCGGACGCGTCCTCACGCGGGCGGCGCTGCTGCAGCACGTGTGGGGCTACGATTTCACCGGCGACGACCGGACGGTCGACGTCCACGTCCGGTGGCTCCGGCAGAAGCTGCAGGAAGCCGGCTCGGAGACCACCATCGAAACGGTCCGGGGTGTAGGCTACAAGCTCGGAACGTAA
- a CDS encoding reverse transcriptase-like protein: MDEAARVLERIPFDRIPHGPAVRPSTHASARSRLTFRALVYALWNARRLGFRRIALHSDDPGAVAQMNGERRVDPEAVGLYLEARALMHLYKSATIDVGELLPSVLEPWAPSPVAAGCPTPVSS; encoded by the coding sequence ATGGACGAGGCCGCCCGCGTGCTCGAGCGGATCCCGTTTGACCGGATTCCCCATGGCCCGGCTGTGCGCCCGTCCACCCACGCGTCGGCGCGGTCGCGGCTCACCTTTCGGGCGCTCGTCTACGCTTTGTGGAACGCCCGCCGCCTCGGCTTTCGCCGGATCGCGCTGCACAGCGACGATCCGGGCGCGGTCGCGCAGATGAACGGAGAACGGCGCGTCGATCCGGAAGCGGTGGGATTGTACCTCGAGGCGCGCGCGCTGATGCATCTGTACAAGAGCGCGACGATCGACGTCGGAGAACTGCTGCCGTCGGTGCTCGAGCCGTGGGCGCCGTCACCGGTCGCGGCCGGGTGCCCTACGCCTGTTTCGTCTTGA
- a CDS encoding DUF47 family protein yields MVLRLFPREEGFFVLFNRAAENILQSATLLRDLFDDYRDVEARAAAIKELEDRGDEITHEIMDRLNRTFVTPFDREDIHELARQLDNVIDWIEAAAARMAVYRIPRPTREGQEMTHIIVDAAQAIVDAVGNLQRLDRLDGPVREIHRLENLADHVQRDAVAALFASTANAIDIMKWKEIYETLEEATDQAEDVANVLETIKTKQA; encoded by the coding sequence ATGGTGCTCCGGCTGTTCCCGCGCGAGGAAGGCTTCTTTGTGCTCTTCAACCGCGCCGCCGAGAACATTCTGCAGAGCGCCACGCTGCTGCGGGACCTGTTTGATGACTACCGCGACGTCGAGGCGCGCGCGGCGGCGATCAAAGAGCTCGAAGACCGCGGCGACGAGATCACCCACGAGATCATGGACCGGCTGAATCGGACGTTCGTCACGCCGTTCGACCGGGAAGACATCCACGAGCTCGCGCGCCAGCTCGACAACGTGATCGACTGGATCGAGGCCGCCGCCGCCCGGATGGCGGTCTATCGGATTCCCCGGCCGACCCGCGAAGGACAGGAGATGACCCACATCATCGTCGACGCGGCGCAGGCGATTGTCGATGCGGTCGGAAACCTCCAACGGCTCGACAGGCTCGACGGGCCGGTGCGGGAGATCCACCGCCTCGAGAACCTCGCCGATCATGTCCAGCGCGACGCCGTCGCGGCGCTGTTTGCCAGCACCGCTAACGCCATCGACATCATGAAGTGGAAGGAAATCTACGAGACGCTCGAAGAGGCGACCGATCAGGCCGAGGACGTCGCGAACGTTCTCGAAACGATCAAGACGAAACAGGCGTAG
- a CDS encoding glycerol-3-phosphate dehydrogenase/oxidase — MPRRQVQAVLSPPDNSPPDRSLDHAVGDPVRRACRGRLGAGPFDLLVIGGGITGAGVALDAAARGLSVALVEQGDFAGGTSSRSTKLVHGGLRYLPLGDLRQVREDLAERERLLRNAPHLVRSLPFVLPLYADARRPLGIRLPRMLSALAPLGASAGLWAYDRLAGRLANRPHRALSHDAARSLLPALRLDGLRRAYLYYDAETDDARLVIAVLRAAQARGAVALNYARAVELVQRDGRIAGARVVDLPSGETVTVSARTTVNAAGVWAEEVAALAGPPRFHLRRAKGAHLVVRADRLRLGRAALVLPETDDGRVAFVVPWQGAALVGTTDTEWTGPASHPTADPADVSYLLEHAARFLTVRLTTADVVSVYAGLRPLLAASAAGRDTARLSRRHEIYSGPAGLVTIAGGKLTTYRRMAEDTINHVLGRPEGTPSPTRDLALDGAEGFTGIISSVRARARRDGVGDRTLRHLLRAYGARAARVLELIEERPALRAPIAAGHPHVAAEVVLAVREEMAVCVEDVLLRRMRLGHLLPDQGRAAAPAVAALMADALGWPAGVEAAQNDAYRRAVSALAPPAGMKSSPPVGSAVRDGAGQETPAPP, encoded by the coding sequence GTGCCGCGCCGCCAAGTGCAGGCCGTGTTGAGCCCGCCGGACAACTCGCCGCCCGATCGTTCGCTGGATCACGCCGTGGGAGACCCCGTGCGGCGGGCCTGCCGCGGGCGTCTCGGGGCGGGGCCGTTCGACCTGCTCGTAATCGGGGGCGGGATTACCGGCGCGGGCGTCGCGCTCGACGCGGCGGCGCGCGGACTGTCCGTCGCGCTCGTCGAGCAGGGCGATTTCGCCGGCGGGACGAGCAGCCGCTCCACGAAACTGGTGCACGGCGGTCTGCGCTACCTGCCGCTCGGGGATCTCCGGCAGGTCCGGGAGGACCTCGCCGAGCGCGAGCGGCTGCTCCGCAACGCGCCGCATCTGGTGCGTTCGCTGCCGTTTGTCCTGCCGCTCTACGCGGACGCGCGCCGGCCGCTCGGCATCCGCCTGCCGCGGATGTTGAGCGCCCTGGCGCCGCTCGGCGCGTCGGCCGGCCTGTGGGCATATGACCGGCTCGCCGGCCGCCTGGCGAACCGGCCCCACCGGGCGCTGTCGCACGACGCCGCGCGAAGTCTGCTGCCCGCGCTGCGTCTCGACGGTCTTCGCCGCGCCTACCTGTACTACGACGCCGAGACCGACGACGCGCGCCTCGTCATCGCCGTGCTGCGCGCGGCGCAGGCGCGCGGGGCGGTGGCCCTCAACTACGCCCGCGCCGTCGAACTCGTCCAACGGGACGGCCGCATCGCCGGGGCTCGGGTCGTCGACCTGCCGAGCGGCGAGACCGTCACGGTGTCCGCGCGCACGACGGTCAACGCGGCGGGGGTATGGGCCGAAGAGGTGGCGGCGCTCGCGGGCCCGCCGCGGTTTCACCTGCGGCGGGCCAAGGGCGCCCATCTGGTGGTGCGCGCGGACCGGCTGCGGCTGGGCCGCGCCGCGCTTGTGCTGCCCGAGACGGACGATGGGCGCGTCGCCTTCGTGGTGCCGTGGCAGGGGGCTGCGCTCGTCGGCACTACCGATACCGAGTGGACCGGTCCCGCGTCGCATCCCACGGCCGATCCGGCCGACGTGTCGTATCTCCTCGAGCACGCGGCGCGATTTCTCACCGTCCGGCTCACCACGGCGGACGTCGTGAGCGTGTACGCCGGTCTACGCCCCCTGCTGGCGGCGTCCGCGGCCGGCCGCGATACGGCCCGGCTGTCCCGCCGTCACGAAATCTATTCCGGTCCGGCTGGATTGGTCACGATCGCCGGCGGCAAGCTCACCACGTACCGGCGCATGGCCGAGGATACGATCAATCACGTTCTCGGGCGTCCCGAGGGGACGCCGTCGCCGACGCGGGATCTTGCGCTCGACGGGGCGGAGGGGTTCACGGGGATCATCTCGTCGGTGCGGGCCCGCGCACGCCGCGACGGGGTCGGCGACCGGACGCTGCGGCATTTGCTCCGGGCCTACGGCGCGCGCGCCGCGCGCGTGCTCGAACTGATCGAGGAGCGCCCGGCGCTCCGGGCGCCGATCGCCGCCGGCCATCCACACGTCGCGGCCGAGGTCGTGCTCGCGGTGCGGGAAGAGATGGCGGTGTGCGTGGAGGACGTCCTGCTCCGGCGCATGCGCCTCGGCCATCTGCTGCCGGACCAGGGCCGCGCGGCGGCGCCGGCCGTCGCGGCGCTCATGGCCGACGCGCTGGGGTGGCCGGCCGGCGTCGAGGCCGCGCAGAACGACGCCTACCGGCGCGCGGTTTCCGCGCTCGCCCCGCCGGCCGGGATGAAATCATCGCCGCCCGTCGGCAGCGCCGTCCGGGATGGCGCGGGTCAGGAGACCCCGGCGCCGCCGTAG
- a CDS encoding aspartate aminotransferase family protein — MSDLARLGSEGDLNLSPRRARWQAEHLDAETRALLAEDARYFLHQALSTPCLNALRGCGGASIEDLQGRRYLDFHGNYVHQVGFANPAVIEAIKAQLDELPFCTRRYTNRTAVALARRLAALAPGDLNKVLFCPGGTGAVGMALKLARAATGRHKTISMWESFHGASLDTISIGGERIFREGAGPLLPGAEHVPPPDPYRCVWDCHARGGCDLKCAAYIEYVLEREGDVAAVVAETVRATPVVPHPEFWRTVRRACDRHGTLLILDEIPTALGRTGTMFACEQFGVVPDMLVIGKGLGGGILPLAALIAREDLDVAADRALGHYTHEKNPVACAAGLATLDYIEEHGLLARSRELGGYLLGRLEAMKARHPLIGDVRGIGLLAGVELVADRASRTPAADAADAVMYAALARGLSFKLTGGNVILLAPPLTVTKEELDRAVAILDESLSDVERQRR, encoded by the coding sequence ATGAGCGATCTTGCGCGACTGGGGTCCGAAGGGGACCTCAACCTCTCGCCGCGGCGCGCGCGGTGGCAGGCCGAACACCTGGACGCCGAGACGCGCGCGCTGCTCGCGGAAGACGCGCGGTACTTTCTGCACCAAGCCCTCTCCACGCCGTGCCTCAACGCGCTGCGCGGCTGCGGCGGCGCGTCGATCGAAGACCTGCAGGGCCGCCGGTACCTCGACTTTCACGGCAACTACGTGCACCAGGTCGGCTTCGCCAACCCCGCCGTCATCGAGGCGATCAAGGCGCAGCTCGACGAGCTGCCGTTCTGCACGCGCCGCTACACCAACCGGACGGCCGTGGCGCTGGCCCGCCGGCTCGCGGCGCTCGCGCCCGGGGATCTCAACAAGGTGCTCTTCTGTCCGGGCGGCACCGGCGCGGTCGGCATGGCGCTCAAGCTCGCCCGCGCGGCGACGGGCCGGCACAAAACGATCTCGATGTGGGAATCGTTTCACGGCGCCTCCCTCGACACGATCTCCATCGGCGGCGAGCGCATCTTCCGTGAAGGCGCCGGGCCGCTGCTGCCCGGCGCCGAACACGTCCCGCCCCCCGATCCCTACCGCTGCGTGTGGGACTGCCACGCCCGCGGGGGCTGCGATCTCAAGTGCGCCGCGTACATCGAGTACGTGCTCGAGCGGGAAGGCGACGTCGCGGCGGTGGTCGCGGAGACGGTGCGCGCGACGCCCGTCGTGCCGCACCCGGAGTTCTGGCGCACGGTCCGCCGGGCGTGCGACCGGCACGGCACGCTCCTGATCCTCGACGAGATCCCGACGGCGCTCGGCCGGACCGGCACGATGTTCGCGTGCGAGCAGTTCGGCGTGGTGCCGGACATGCTCGTCATCGGCAAGGGCCTCGGCGGCGGAATCTTGCCGCTCGCGGCGCTGATCGCCCGGGAGGACCTCGACGTCGCCGCCGACCGGGCGCTCGGCCACTACACACACGAGAAGAATCCGGTCGCCTGCGCCGCCGGCCTGGCAACGCTCGATTATATTGAAGAGCACGGCCTGCTCGCGCGCTCGCGCGAGCTCGGCGGCTACCTGCTCGGCCGGCTCGAGGCGATGAAGGCCCGGCACCCGCTGATCGGCGACGTGCGGGGGATCGGGCTGCTCGCCGGCGTCGAGCTCGTCGCCGACCGCGCCTCGCGGACGCCCGCGGCGGACGCCGCCGACGCGGTCATGTACGCGGCGCTCGCACGGGGCCTCAGCTTCAAGCTTACGGGAGGCAACGTTATCCTGCTGGCGCCCCCGCTCACGGTAACCAAGGAGGAGTTGGACCGCGCGGTGGCAATCCTCGATGAGAGCCTCTCGGACGTAGAACGTCAACGACGCTGA
- a CDS encoding peroxiredoxin has translation MSVHNPLDLPADLPVPVDDGATAHLTGMRLPSIALVSTAGGAVDLSALAGRTVVYCFPRTGRPDQAVPDGWDQIPGARGCTPQSCAFRDRYAEFEALKTRVFGLSTQTTDYQREAVTRLHLPFALLSDADFKLTRALRLPTFEFAWSFGNQPAELIKRLTLVIRDGRIEHVFYPVFPSNMDAERTAAWLAQHPA, from the coding sequence ATGTCCGTGCATAATCCCCTGGATCTTCCCGCCGACCTGCCGGTGCCCGTGGACGACGGTGCAACCGCCCATCTCACCGGGATGCGCCTGCCGTCGATCGCGCTCGTGTCCACGGCCGGCGGGGCGGTCGACCTGTCGGCGCTGGCCGGCCGGACGGTCGTGTACTGCTTCCCGCGCACGGGCCGGCCGGACCAGGCGGTGCCGGACGGGTGGGACCAGATCCCCGGCGCGCGCGGCTGCACCCCGCAGTCCTGCGCGTTCCGCGACCGCTACGCGGAGTTCGAAGCCCTCAAGACCCGCGTCTTCGGCCTCAGCACGCAGACCACCGACTACCAGCGCGAAGCCGTGACGCGCCTGCACCTGCCGTTTGCGCTGCTGAGTGATGCGGATTTCAAGCTCACGCGCGCGCTGCGGCTGCCGACGTTCGAGTTCGCCTGGAGCTTCGGCAATCAGCCCGCGGAACTGATCAAACGGCTCACGCTGGTAATCCGCGACGGCCGGATCGAGCACGTCTTCTATCCGGTGTTTCCGTCCAACATGGACGCCGAACGAACCGCGGCGTGGCTCGCGCAGCATCCCGCGTAG
- a CDS encoding DMT family transporter, whose amino-acid sequence MARAASRVDPAAGPGAAAGPRHPSQTHRETPGQHALGLALNLASAVAYSTSGFWTRLIPLDTWTILFWRGLFAGIFIGGVIVWRYGRRTLEIVRGIGAPGIAAACLSTFATIMYINAFRLTSVADVMIMNATTPFIAAVAGWLLFKEYERWSTLVASGVALLGTAVMVGGSVREGHLAGDLLAFGMALCMAGMMLLIRRHRETPMMPAACLSALLCPLFVWPLAHPAAATGTNMLYLVLFGVTQFGLGLLLLTLGARLISATETALIQAVEVPLGPLWVWFAFREVPPVPTWIGGAIIMAAVAGHVYSSRRPSASGPAPAA is encoded by the coding sequence GTGGCTCGCGCAGCATCCCGCGTAGATCCGGCGGCGGGCCCGGGAGCCGCGGCCGGGCCGCGGCATCCGTCCCAGACGCATCGCGAGACCCCGGGCCAGCACGCCCTCGGCCTCGCGCTGAACCTCGCCTCGGCCGTCGCCTACAGCACCTCCGGGTTCTGGACGCGCCTCATCCCGCTCGACACCTGGACGATCCTGTTCTGGCGCGGCCTCTTCGCGGGGATCTTCATCGGCGGCGTTATCGTGTGGCGCTACGGGCGGCGCACCCTCGAGATCGTCCGCGGCATCGGCGCCCCCGGCATCGCCGCCGCCTGCCTCTCGACGTTCGCCACCATCATGTACATCAACGCCTTCCGCCTCACGTCGGTCGCGGACGTCATGATCATGAACGCGACCACGCCCTTTATCGCGGCGGTGGCCGGATGGCTGTTGTTCAAAGAATACGAGCGCTGGAGCACGCTCGTCGCGAGCGGCGTCGCCCTGTTGGGCACCGCGGTCATGGTCGGCGGGTCGGTGCGCGAAGGCCACCTCGCGGGCGACCTCCTGGCGTTCGGGATGGCGCTGTGCATGGCCGGGATGATGCTGTTGATCAGGCGGCACCGCGAGACGCCGATGATGCCCGCAGCCTGCCTCTCCGCGCTGCTGTGCCCCCTGTTCGTGTGGCCCCTGGCCCACCCGGCCGCCGCGACCGGCACGAACATGCTCTATCTCGTTCTCTTCGGGGTGACGCAGTTTGGGCTCGGCCTGCTGCTGCTCACGCTCGGCGCGCGCCTCATCTCCGCGACCGAGACGGCGCTCATCCAGGCCGTCGAAGTGCCGCTCGGACCGCTGTGGGTGTGGTTCGCGTTTCGCGAGGTGCCGCCGGTGCCGACCTGGATCGGGGGCGCGATCATCATGGCCGCGGTGGCCGGCCACGTCTACAGCAGCCGGCGGCCTTCCGCCTCCGGGCCGGCACCCGCCGCGTAG
- a CDS encoding ABC transporter ATP-binding protein: MTNGPAVPAAAATAHCLAARDLVAGYLPGINILRGVSVEAPRGHVRCVLGPNGTGKSTLLKVLFGFLPPMEGQVTLDGRSIRGVAPHQMGDHGIAYLPQRPSIFPHLTVEWNLRLGAWRLKRHRARVDALVERALEQFAILAEKRRQPAGTLSGGQQRQLEIARSLMHDPAVFLIDEPTAGIEPRVATQIYRFIKELAAQGKAVLLVDQNIKRALEIADYVYVMRTGTVLSEGSRESFGGDTEALVARWLYESGHP, encoded by the coding sequence ATGACGAACGGGCCGGCCGTCCCGGCGGCCGCTGCCACGGCACACTGTCTCGCCGCGCGCGATCTCGTGGCGGGCTACCTGCCCGGGATCAACATCCTGCGCGGCGTGTCGGTCGAGGCGCCGCGCGGCCATGTCCGGTGCGTCCTCGGTCCAAACGGCACCGGGAAGTCGACGCTGCTCAAAGTGTTGTTCGGATTTCTGCCGCCCATGGAAGGCCAAGTCACCCTGGACGGCCGCTCGATCCGGGGTGTCGCGCCCCACCAGATGGGCGACCACGGCATCGCCTATCTGCCGCAGCGGCCGAGCATCTTCCCCCACCTGACCGTCGAGTGGAATCTGCGCCTGGGCGCGTGGCGGCTCAAGCGGCATCGCGCCCGCGTCGACGCGCTTGTCGAGCGCGCCCTGGAGCAGTTTGCCATCCTCGCCGAGAAGCGGCGCCAGCCGGCCGGCACGCTGAGCGGCGGCCAGCAGCGTCAGCTCGAGATCGCGCGCAGCCTCATGCACGATCCGGCCGTGTTCCTCATCGACGAGCCCACCGCCGGCATCGAGCCGCGCGTGGCGACGCAGATCTACCGCTTCATCAAAGAGCTCGCCGCGCAGGGCAAGGCCGTGCTCCTGGTGGACCAGAACATCAAGCGGGCGCTCGAGATCGCGGACTATGTCTACGTGATGCGGACCGGGACCGTGCTCTCGGAGGGATCGCGCGAGTCGTTCGGCGGCGACACAGAGGCTCTCGTCGCGCGCTGGCTGTACGAAAGCGGACACCCCTAG
- a CDS encoding ABC transporter ATP-binding protein has translation MTAGPSAGTGLRDAQASPNGVLIEGAGLAKHFGGIAAVDGVDFSVAAGDLIGLIGPNGSGKTTLINVLTGHLSPESGHVVVRGHRMTSRPAHEFAARGVARTFQLTQLFGRMTVLENMLVPGLTRPGSARDSAVRQARKYLSFLNLIHLEGLDAKNLSGGQQKLLELGRALMLEPAVLFLDEPFAGVHPRLRDELIKRIQELHQSGRTFVVVDHDMESILRIARRLVVMARGRKIADGLPAVVRADQTVLAAYSGLE, from the coding sequence ATGACGGCGGGCCCCTCCGCGGGAACGGGCCTGCGGGATGCGCAGGCGTCGCCGAACGGCGTGTTGATCGAGGGCGCCGGGCTCGCGAAGCACTTCGGCGGCATCGCCGCGGTCGACGGCGTCGACTTCTCGGTCGCGGCGGGCGACCTGATCGGGCTAATCGGGCCCAACGGCTCCGGCAAGACGACGCTCATCAACGTGCTGACGGGGCACCTGAGTCCGGAGTCCGGCCATGTCGTGGTGCGCGGCCACCGCATGACGTCGCGTCCGGCGCACGAGTTCGCCGCGCGCGGCGTGGCGCGAACCTTTCAGCTGACGCAGTTGTTCGGCCGGATGACCGTCCTCGAGAACATGCTCGTCCCGGGCCTGACCCGGCCGGGGTCCGCCCGGGACTCCGCCGTGCGGCAGGCACGGAAGTACCTGAGCTTTCTCAACCTCATTCACCTCGAAGGGCTCGACGCGAAGAACCTTTCCGGCGGCCAGCAGAAGCTCCTGGAGCTCGGGCGCGCGCTCATGCTGGAGCCCGCCGTCCTGTTCCTCGACGAGCCGTTCGCCGGCGTCCATCCGCGCCTGCGGGATGAGTTGATCAAGCGGATTCAGGAGCTCCACCAGTCCGGCCGGACGTTCGTCGTCGTGGATCACGACATGGAATCGATTCTTCGCATCGCGCGCCGGCTGGTCGTCATGGCTCGGGGGCGCAAGATCGCGGACGGCCTCCCGGCCGTCGTACGGGCGGACCAGACCGTGCTAGCCGCGTACTCGGGACTGGAATGA